A single region of the Pseudomonas sp. B21-023 genome encodes:
- a CDS encoding YfiR family protein: MTVAVSVLRRVTGCALSLLMATLLSTGAPAWAGTAASDAQAQQRAKAVTQVVLGILSYARWPADPNPLRLCLVGPTEYADDLIKGNVQNSGQPLQVRRLLADDPSVASACDAIYLGKLDKLERERLFQRVNGHPLLSISEADDPCTVGSLFCLRVSDQQVAFDVNLDSVARSGVRIHPSVLQLSRRRAGQP, encoded by the coding sequence ATGACTGTGGCTGTCTCGGTCTTGAGACGAGTGACGGGTTGTGCGCTCTCGCTGCTGATGGCCACGCTGTTGTCGACCGGCGCTCCCGCCTGGGCGGGCACTGCCGCGTCGGACGCGCAGGCGCAGCAACGGGCCAAGGCCGTGACCCAGGTGGTACTGGGGATCCTCAGCTACGCACGCTGGCCTGCCGACCCCAACCCCTTGCGCCTGTGCCTGGTCGGCCCTACCGAGTACGCCGACGACCTGATCAAGGGCAACGTGCAGAACTCCGGGCAACCCCTGCAGGTGCGTCGTCTGCTGGCCGACGACCCGAGCGTGGCCAGCGCCTGCGATGCCATCTACCTGGGCAAGCTCGACAAGCTGGAGCGCGAGCGGCTGTTCCAGCGGGTCAACGGTCATCCGCTGCTGAGCATCAGCGAGGCCGATGACCCGTGCACGGTGGGTAGCCTGTTCTGCCTGCGGGTCAGCGACCAGCAAGTGGCGTTCGACGTCAACCTCGACTCGGTGGCGCGCAGCGGTGTGCGCATCCACCCCAGCGTGCTGCAGCTGTCGCGACGGCGGGCAGGGCAGCCATGA
- the recD gene encoding exodeoxyribonuclease V subunit alpha, translating to MSRNLDDLLPTPLQAEHLSALAPLSASQDLLALLDRWVERGWLRALDRAFVSFLEERAPGSDPLVLLAAALASHQLGHGHVCLDLRQTLAEPDFALSLPPEGDVLAGPLLLPSQLLASLDLGTWLQRIAESPLVAAGDSVEQRARPLVLSAERLYLRRYWAYERRIDDALHERLARRQPQPADLAQRLAQLFDGGSAAGEVDWQKLACALATRAGFSVITGGPGTGKTTTVVRLLALLQGPAVEQGRPLRIRLAAPTGKAAARLTESIGQQVERLQVDVEVRAQIPTEVSTVHRLLGSRPGSRHFRHHAGNPLPLDVLVIDEASMIDLEMMANLLDALPSTARLVLLGDKDQLASVEAGAVLGDLCRDAEEGCYWPQTLAWLEQVGGQSLAGIGLKPGDGQRNPLAQQIVMLRHSRRFGEGSGIGQLARLVNRQQALEARALLATRPADVHCLTLGGEHDKRFDRLLLDGLGQGGEGPQGYRGYLRTIGRLRPPPGTPGDDPRWERWAAEVLQSFEAFQLLCAVRKGAWGVEGLNERVARVLHNAGLIDSQQPWYEGRPVLVTRNDYGLGLMNGDIGIALRLPDEQGEALLRVAFPRNDGSGGVRFVLPSRLSEVETVFAMTVHKSQGSEFSHTALVLPDALNPVLTKELVYTGITRAKQCFSLIEPRAGVFEEAVERKVRRVSGLMLEQV from the coding sequence ATGAGCCGCAACCTCGATGACCTGCTGCCCACGCCGTTGCAGGCGGAGCATCTGAGCGCCCTGGCGCCGCTGAGCGCCAGCCAGGACCTGCTGGCGTTGCTCGATCGTTGGGTCGAGCGCGGTTGGTTGCGTGCCCTGGACCGGGCCTTCGTGAGCTTTCTCGAGGAGCGGGCGCCAGGCAGTGATCCTCTGGTCCTGCTCGCTGCGGCGCTGGCCAGCCACCAGCTGGGGCATGGGCATGTGTGCCTGGATCTGCGCCAGACCCTCGCTGAACCAGACTTCGCCCTGTCGCTGCCACCGGAAGGCGATGTCCTGGCCGGGCCGCTGCTGCTGCCTTCGCAACTGCTGGCCAGCCTTGACCTGGGTACCTGGCTGCAACGGATTGCCGAGAGCCCGCTGGTCGCGGCGGGCGATAGCGTCGAACAGCGCGCCCGGCCACTGGTGCTCAGCGCCGAGCGCCTGTACCTGCGCCGCTACTGGGCCTACGAGCGGCGGATCGACGACGCCCTGCATGAGCGCCTGGCGCGCCGTCAGCCTCAGCCCGCCGATCTGGCCCAGCGCCTGGCGCAACTGTTCGACGGCGGCTCGGCGGCCGGCGAGGTGGACTGGCAGAAACTGGCCTGCGCGCTGGCCACCCGAGCGGGTTTCAGTGTGATCACCGGCGGCCCCGGCACCGGCAAGACCACCACCGTGGTACGCCTGCTGGCATTGTTGCAGGGGCCGGCGGTCGAGCAAGGCCGGCCGCTGCGTATCCGCCTGGCGGCACCGACCGGCAAGGCCGCGGCGCGCCTGACCGAGTCCATCGGCCAGCAGGTCGAGCGCCTGCAGGTGGACGTTGAGGTACGGGCGCAGATCCCCACCGAGGTCAGCACCGTGCACCGCCTGCTGGGCAGCCGCCCAGGCTCGCGGCATTTCCGCCATCATGCCGGCAACCCGTTGCCGCTGGACGTGCTGGTGATCGACGAAGCCTCGATGATCGACCTGGAGATGATGGCCAACCTGCTCGATGCCCTGCCGTCCACCGCACGGCTGGTGCTGCTGGGCGACAAGGACCAGCTGGCCTCGGTGGAAGCCGGGGCGGTGCTGGGCGACCTGTGTCGCGACGCCGAGGAAGGCTGCTACTGGCCGCAGACCCTGGCCTGGCTGGAGCAGGTGGGCGGGCAGTCGCTGGCGGGCATCGGCCTGAAACCGGGCGATGGCCAGCGCAATCCGCTGGCCCAGCAGATCGTGATGCTACGTCATTCGCGGCGTTTCGGCGAAGGCAGCGGCATCGGCCAGCTGGCGCGCCTGGTCAATCGCCAGCAGGCGCTGGAGGCGCGAGCGCTGCTGGCGACCCGGCCTGCGGACGTTCATTGCCTGACCCTGGGCGGCGAACACGACAAGCGCTTCGATCGCCTGTTGCTAGACGGCCTTGGCCAGGGCGGCGAAGGGCCGCAGGGTTACCGTGGCTACCTGCGCACCATCGGCCGCTTGCGCCCGCCGCCTGGCACGCCGGGCGACGATCCGCGCTGGGAGCGCTGGGCGGCCGAGGTACTGCAGAGCTTCGAAGCCTTCCAGCTGCTTTGCGCCGTGCGCAAGGGCGCCTGGGGCGTCGAAGGCCTGAACGAACGCGTGGCCCGGGTGCTGCACAATGCCGGGCTGATCGATAGCCAGCAACCCTGGTACGAGGGCCGCCCGGTACTGGTCACCCGCAATGACTACGGTCTTGGGCTGATGAACGGTGATATCGGCATTGCCCTGCGCCTGCCGGACGAGCAGGGCGAGGCGCTGCTGCGCGTGGCCTTCCCGCGCAACGATGGCAGCGGTGGGGTGCGCTTCGTCCTGCCCAGCCGGCTCAGCGAAGTGGAAACCGTGTTCGCCATGACCGTGCACAAGTCCCAGGGCTCGGAATTCAGCCATACCGCGCTGGTGCTGCCCGATGCCTTGAACCCGGTGCTGACCAAGGAACTGGTGTACACCGGCATCACCCGCGCCAAGCAATGCTTCAGCCTGATCGAGCCGCGCGCCGGGGTGTTCGAGGAAGCGGTGGAGCGCAAGGTCAGGCGTGTCTCGGGGCTGATGCTGGAGCAAGTCTGA